A single genomic interval of Lynx canadensis isolate LIC74 chromosome A2, mLynCan4.pri.v2, whole genome shotgun sequence harbors:
- the TNFAIP8L1 gene encoding tumor necrosis factor alpha-induced protein 8-like protein 1 isoform X1, which translates to MPGPRAPILKHNKLPRWAGPGDCQARAGQLGGAWRRRPRDAVPMETGTKPQPHKHLGCAFPTRQAWWSGMLVLGRMDTFSTKSLALQAQKKLLGKMASKATVAVFIDDASGEVLDELYRATKEFTRSRKEAQRMVKNLVKVAVKLGVLLRGGQLGGEELALLRRFRQGARRLAMTAVSFHQVDFTFDRRVLAAGLHECRDLLHQAVGAHLTAKSHGRINHVFGHLADCDFLAALYGPTEPYRSHLRRICEGLTRMLDEDSI; encoded by the exons ATGCCGGGTCCGCGGGCaccaattttaaaacataacaagTTGCCTAGATGGGCTGGGCCAGGGGACTGCCAGGCAAGGGCTGGGCAGCTGGGAGGAGCCTGGAGGCGCCGGCCCAGGGACGCTGTACCTATGGAAACCGGAACAAAGCCCCAGCCACACAAACACCTGGGCTGTGCTTTTCCCACTCGTCAGGCCTGGTGGTCTGGGATGCTGGTGTTGG GGCGGATGGACACGTTCAGCACCAAGAGCCTGGCCCTGCAGGCGCAGAAGAAGCTGCTGGGCAAGATGGCGTCCAAGGCCACGGTGGCCGTGTTCATCGATGACGCGAGCGGCGAGGTGCTGGACGAGCTGTACCGCGCCACCAAGGAGTTCACCCGCAGCCGCAAGGAGGCCCAGAGGATGGTCAAGAACCTGGTCAAGGTGGCCGTGAAGCTGGGCGTCCTGCTCCGCGGCGGCCAGCTGGGCGGCGAGGAGCTGGCGCTGCTGCGGCGCTTCCGCCAGGGGGCGCGCCGCCTCGCCATGACGGCCGTCAGCTTCCACCAGGTGGACTTCACCTTCGACCGGCGCGTGCTGGCCGCCGGCCTGCACGAGTGCCGGGACCTGCTGCACCAGGCCGTGGGCGCGCACCTGACCGCCAAGTCCCACGGCCGCATCAACCACGTCTTCGGCCACTTGGCCGACTGCGACTTCCTGGCCGCGCTCTACGGCCCCACCGAGCCCTACCGCTCGCACCTGCGCCGGATCTGCGAGGGCCTCACCCGGATGCTGGACGAGGACAGCATATGA
- the TNFAIP8L1 gene encoding tumor necrosis factor alpha-induced protein 8-like protein 1 isoform X2, translating into MDTFSTKSLALQAQKKLLGKMASKATVAVFIDDASGEVLDELYRATKEFTRSRKEAQRMVKNLVKVAVKLGVLLRGGQLGGEELALLRRFRQGARRLAMTAVSFHQVDFTFDRRVLAAGLHECRDLLHQAVGAHLTAKSHGRINHVFGHLADCDFLAALYGPTEPYRSHLRRICEGLTRMLDEDSI; encoded by the coding sequence ATGGACACGTTCAGCACCAAGAGCCTGGCCCTGCAGGCGCAGAAGAAGCTGCTGGGCAAGATGGCGTCCAAGGCCACGGTGGCCGTGTTCATCGATGACGCGAGCGGCGAGGTGCTGGACGAGCTGTACCGCGCCACCAAGGAGTTCACCCGCAGCCGCAAGGAGGCCCAGAGGATGGTCAAGAACCTGGTCAAGGTGGCCGTGAAGCTGGGCGTCCTGCTCCGCGGCGGCCAGCTGGGCGGCGAGGAGCTGGCGCTGCTGCGGCGCTTCCGCCAGGGGGCGCGCCGCCTCGCCATGACGGCCGTCAGCTTCCACCAGGTGGACTTCACCTTCGACCGGCGCGTGCTGGCCGCCGGCCTGCACGAGTGCCGGGACCTGCTGCACCAGGCCGTGGGCGCGCACCTGACCGCCAAGTCCCACGGCCGCATCAACCACGTCTTCGGCCACTTGGCCGACTGCGACTTCCTGGCCGCGCTCTACGGCCCCACCGAGCCCTACCGCTCGCACCTGCGCCGGATCTGCGAGGGCCTCACCCGGATGCTGGACGAGGACAGCATATGA